From Mustela nigripes isolate SB6536 chromosome 13, MUSNIG.SB6536, whole genome shotgun sequence, one genomic window encodes:
- the LOC131999441 gene encoding uncharacterized protein LOC131999441, with protein MGGIVRSLCRFLRKTWKRKGSGRAEVLERRSYLEASGEESEDDLWFRGETGASRPDLNLSAPAVATAAAASRSSPAGPSHQIGTDPVAAPPVAPRSHSRRAAPLLVAPDPAAAAATTWGGGEGREEEWIRSGSRRRKEKEEEPLELEPPLPEPPFGTRGGSPSMPLSLSYCQYHRAAESMAHAQPNLLASSARLRRPLTGGFKREARPHWPASAFTPMPAGRNKFFMVTTNDRSPVAENLEDEKYFLTFINHVNILMYFPPVFFFPLILYVLFSSLVFPPQRFIMFSIQLRNKTMYHMYK; from the exons ATGGGCGGCATCGTCAGAAGCCTTTGCAG GTTCCTGAGGAAGAcctggaagaggaaaggaagcggGCGAGCCGAGGTGCTGGAGAGACGAAGTTACCTTGAAGCTTCTGGGGAAGAATCCGAAGATGATCTGTGGTTTCGAGGGGAGACCGGT GCCTCACGGCCGGACCTGAACCTCAGCGCTCCGGCGGTGGCGACGGCGGCGGCAGCCTCACGATCCTCCCCCGCGGGCCCGTCCCATCAAATCGGCACCGACCCCGTTGCGGCTCCGCCGGTGGCTCCTCGCTCACATTCCCGGCGGGCGGCGCCTCTGCTCGTTGCCCCGgacccggcggcggcggcggcgacgacgtggggagggggggaagggagggaggaagagtggaTCCGCAGCggcagcaggagaaggaaggagaaggaggaggagccgCTGGAGCTGGAGCCGCCGCTGCCAGAGCCGCCCTTTGGTACCCGCGGTGGGTCCCCGTCaatgcccctttctctctcctattgTCAATATCACCGGGCGGCTGAGTCCATGGCACACGCGCAACCGAACCTTCTGGCCAGCAGCGCCCGCCTCCGGCGCCCACTCACTGGAGGCTTCAAACGGGAAGCGAGGCCTCATTGGCCCGCGTCCGCCTTCACTCCCATGCCAGCAG gaagaaacAAATTCTTTATGGTAACTACTAATGACAGATCACCAGTTGCTGAAAACTTGGAAGacgaaaaatattttctaacttttataaaccatgttaacattttgatgtacttccctccagtgtttttttttcctttaattttgtatgttttgttctCTAGCCTAGTTTTTCCCCCTCAGCGTTTTATCATGTTTTCTATACAGTTAAGAAATAAGACTATGTACCATATGTACaagtaa